A portion of the Bubalus kerabau isolate K-KA32 ecotype Philippines breed swamp buffalo chromosome 1, PCC_UOA_SB_1v2, whole genome shotgun sequence genome contains these proteins:
- the GPR151 gene encoding G-protein coupled receptor 151 translates to MNVSFAHLHFAGGYLPSDSKDWRTVIPALLVAVCLVGFVGNLCVIGILLHSAWKGKPSMIHSLILNLSLADLSLLLFSAPVRATAYSRGVWDLGWFVCKSSDWFIHTCMAAKSLTIVAVAKVCFMYACDPAKPVSIHNCTIWSVLVAIWAVASLLPLPEWFFSTTRHHAGVEMCLVDVPAVAREFTSTFGKLYPLLAFCLPLLSASFYFWRAYGQCQKRGTKTQNLRNQMRSKQLTVMLLSIAITSAILWLPEWIAWLWMWHLKAGGPAPPQGFIALSQVLMFSISSANPLIFLVMSEEFKEGLKGIWKWMITKKHPPASESQETPAGNSQVLRDSIPSVESPPSMSDKEKTGSPSISKEKAEKAEIPILPDVEQFWHDRDTVPCVEDNDPIPWEHEDQETGDCDK, encoded by the coding sequence ATGAACGTGTCCTTCGCTCACCTCCACTTTGCCGGCGGGTACCTGCCCTCAGACTCCAAGGACTGGAGGACAGTAATCCCAGCTCTCCTGGTGGCTGTCTGCCTGGTGGGTTTCGTGGGGAATCTGTGTGTGATTGGCATCCTCCTCCACAGTGCTTGGAAAGGAAAGCCATCCATGATCCACTCCCTGATTCTCAACCTCAGCCTGGCTGATCTCTCTCTCCTGCTGTTTTCTGCACCTGTCCGAGCTACAGCATACTCCAGAGGTGTTTGGGATCTAGGCTGGTTTGTCTGCAAGTCCTCTGACTGGTTCATCCACACGTGCATGGCAGCCAAGAGCCTGACGATCGTTGCAGTAGCCAAGGTATGcttcatgtatgcatgtgaccCAGCCAAACCAGTAAGTATCCACAACTGCACCATCTGGTCAGTGCTGGTGGCCATTTGGGCTGTGGCAAGCCTGCTACCCCTGCCAGAATGGTTCTTCAGCACCACCAGGCATCACGCAGGTGTGGAAATGTGCCTCGTGGATGTGCCCGCTGTGGCGAGAGAGTTCACGTCAACGTTTGGTAAGCTCTACCCGCTGCTGGCATTTTGCCTCCCATTACTCTCTGCCAGCTTTTATTTCTGGAGAGCTTATGGCCAATGTCAGAAACGAGGAACTAAAACTCAAAATCTTAGAAACCAGATGCGCTCAAAGCAACTCACAGTGATGCTGCTGAGCATTGCCATCACCTCTGCTATCCTGTGGCTCCCTGAGTGGATAGCCTGGCTGTGGATGTGGCATCTGAAGGCTGGAGGCCCAGCCCCACCACAGGGTTTTATAGCCCTGTCTCAAGTCCTCATGTTTTCCATCTCTTCAGCAAATCCTCTCATTTTTCTAGTGATGTCAGAGGAGTTCAAGGAAGGCTTGAAAGGCATATGGAAATGGATGATAACCAAAAAACATCCACCTGCTTCAGAGTCTCAGGAGACACCAGCTGGTAACTCTCAGGTCCTTCGTGACAGTATTCCATCTGTGGAATCCCCACCATCTATGTCAGATAAAGAGAAAACTGGCTCTCCTTCCATCAGCAAAGAGAAAGCCGAGAAGGCAGAGATTCCCATCCTCCCTGATGTCGAGCAGTTTTGGCATGACAGAGACACAGTCCCTTGTGTAGAGGACAATGACCCTATCCCCTGGGAACACGAAGATCAAGAGACAGGAGACTGTGATAAATAG